In Coregonus clupeaformis isolate EN_2021a chromosome 15, ASM2061545v1, whole genome shotgun sequence, one genomic interval encodes:
- the LOC121582418 gene encoding 14-3-3 protein eta-like codes for MADREQLIQRARMAEQAERYDDMASAMKQVTELSEPLNNDDRNLLSVAYKNVVGARRSSWRVTSSIEQRAMADGNEKKLELVKAYRETIEKELETVCQDVLNLLDQFLIKSCGEDQLESKVFYLKMKGDYYRYLAEVATAEKRTSAVESSEGAYKEAYEISKSMAATHPIRLGLALNFSVFYYEIQNAPEEACKLAKEAFDEAIGHLDNLNEDSYKDSTLIMQLLRDNLTLWTSDQQDSEGGEAQP; via the exons ATGGCAGATAGAGAGCAACTGATCCAGAGAGCCCGTATGGCTGAGCAGGCGGAGCGGTACGATGACATGGCCTCAGCGATGAAGCAG GTGACTGAGCTGAGCGAGCCTCTGAATAACGACGACCGCAACCTGCTCTCCGTGGCCTACAAGAACGTGGTGGGGGCCCGGCGGTCCTCCTGGCGCGTCACCTCCAGCATCGAGCAAAGAGCCATGGCCGACGGCAACGAGAAGAAGCTGGAGCTGGTGAAGGCCTACCGGGAGACTATCGAGAAGGAGCTGGAGACAGTCTGCCAGGATGTGCTCAACCTGCTGGACCAGTTCCTAATCAAGAGCTGCGGAGAAGATCAGCTGGAGAGCAAGGTGTTCTACCTGAAGATGAAGGGCGACTACTACCGCTACCTGGCCGAGGTGGCCACAGCCGAGAAGAGGACCTCTGCCGTGGAGTCCTCCGAGGGAGCCTACAAGGAGGCCTACGAGATCAGCAAGAGCATGGCGGCCACCCACCCCATCCGCCTAGGTCTGGCCCTCAACTTCTCTGTGTTCTACTACGAGATCCAGAACGCCCCCGAGGAGGCCTGCAAGCTGGCCAAGGAGGCCTTTGATGAGGCCATCGGACACCTGGACAATCTGAACGAGGACTCCTATAAGGACTCCACCCTCATCATGCAACTGCTGCGGGACAACCTGACCCTGTGGACCAGCGACCAGCAGGACAGCGAGGGGGGAGAGGCCCAACCCTGA